CACGAGCCCGGCGAGAACAGCAGTCCCAACCAAACGGCTCACAGTTCGGGGTAACATTGCCTCCTCCCATGCCGGAAATCGTCCACGGTTGCAACGCCGTCTCAACCGCTCGCGTCTCCTTCCGGAGATTCTCACAGTTCATTCTAGCGTGGGTTTTTTCGCCGCGCGTGAGTGACGTGGTGGTGTGGCCCTTTCACGAAAGGTCCGCCGCCGGTAAGACCGCCCCAAAAACGAAAAGGCCGGGCGGGTTAGCCCGGCTTCTTCCTTGGCGCTCTCGGCGGTACGGTTAGACCACCAGCGCCAATCTGTTCAGCTCGCGGCGCACGATCTCCTCGTTGCAGCCGGAGCTTTCCATGACGGTCGCGGCTTGCAGGGCGGCGTCGTGGCTCAACCCGTAGCCGTGTCCGGTGAAGAAAATCTGCAGAAACTCGGCCGCCTGCCAGGGATCCATCTCGCCTGTCAGCAGGCTCTGGCACACCGTGGCAATCTCGACAGCGGTAAATTTTTCGCCCATGACGACCCCACCTCCGACCCGGCCTGGCGCCCCGTTGGGCTGCCGTCCGTCCGAATTGGCCATCCTGCGCCGCATAAGCCAATAACCTTTCCCCTGTTAGATGCAATCACCCCTCCAATGTCGCCAGCCAAGCGAAGATTCGGTAACTCGTTTAGGCAGATAGGATTACACAAACTGGCGATCAGGTTGAGACGGCCCAATGTCCGGAAAATGAGACGCAAACCGTCAATCCATGAGACACCCGGCTGCATCTGCGACGGCTCCCGGTGCCATAGCTTCCCAAAATGGGAAAAACCGCCCGGACGACGCTCTGGCTCGCCTTGTAGAATCGCGGCTGTGCGAGTGTGCTTGCTTTCGTGCCTGCTGCTGTTGACGGCGTGCAGCCGGTCCCCGCAGCCGGCGACTGCAGCCGACCCTGGTCCCACCGTTCCGCCCGGATTCCGCCTGCAGGTATTTGCGGAAACCGGCTCCACGCCGCGGATGCTGGCGTTCAGTCCGGGTGGCGTTCTCCTCGCCACCGCCACCGCCGACGGCAAGGTCTTCGCTCTACCGGACGCCAAGCGCACCGGCCGCGCGGAGCGCATCGTCACCGTGCTCAGCGATCAGAATGCGCCCCACGGCATCGCCTTCTATGAAGGCAAGCTGTACATCGCAGGGACCGGGCGTGTGGTCCGCTACGACTGGGACGAGGCCAACCTACGGGCCACCAATCCCAAGGCACTGGTTGGCCTGCCGCCCGGCGGTGGTCACTTCACGCGCACGCTGGTCTTCCACAACGGCAAGATGTACGTCTCCATCGGCTCGACCTGCAACGTCTGCCGCGAGGAAGACCCGCGCCGCGCCGCGGTGATGGAGTTCAACCCGGATGGCTCCGGCGGCCGCGTCTTCGCGCGCGGGCTGCGCAACGCCGTGGGCCTGGCGGTGAGCCCGCAGACCAACACCGTATGGGCGAGCGATAACGGTCGCGACTGGCTGGGCGACAACCTGCCGCCCGAAGAGATCAACGACCTGGGCGCAAGCGGCGGCGACTTTGGCTGGCCCTTCTGCTACGGCAATCGCACCGCCGACACCGAATTCTCCCGCGAGGCCACGACCCGCTGTCCCTCGACCGTTCCCGCCAAGTTCCAGATGCAGGCGCACTCGGCGCCGCTCGGCATCGCCTTCTACACCGGTACCCAGTTCCCGCCGGAATACCGCGGCGACCTGTTCGTCGCTTTCCACGGATCCTGGAACCGCAGCGTGCCCACCGGCTACAAAGTCGTACGTATCGAGGTGAACGAGCGCGGCGAGGCCACCGGCATCTCCGATTTCCTTACCGGTTTCATCGCTCCCGGGGAGACGCGCAAGGGCCGCTGGCTCGGGCGGCCCGTGGGCATTGCCGTCGGCCCCGACGGCGCGCTCTTTGTCTCGGATGATTCCCGCGAAGGGCGGGGGAAGATCTATCGCGTGACCTGGGAGGGGAAGTAGCGTACCCCGGTTCTGGCCGTCTCCCGGCCCTCGTAGAGACGTAGCTTGCTGCGTCTCGGAGACGTTGCAAGCAACGTCTCTACACAGGTTAACCTCACCGCGCTGCGGCCGCCCTCTTCCCTCCGCAATTCTTCTCGTGCTGTTGCAGGATGAAGTTGTCGGTCATGCCGGCGATGTAATCGCAGACCACGCGTGGCAATGATTCCTGGCGCGCTTTTTCCTGGTAAGTGGCGGGAAGCATCTCCGGGCGCGCGATCCAGTACTCGAACAGCTCGGTCACCACCCGCTCGGCATGGTCTTTCTCCGGGCGCAGCGCAGCCGATGAGTACAGGTTCTCGTGCAGGAAAGCCTTGGCCTGCCGGCGCTCCGCGTCCACCTCGGGGCTGAAGGTGGCCAGACGCTCGGCGTGATTGCGGACGTCGTCCACGCTTTTCGCGCCCGACTCGCGCACCCGCTGCTTCGTATTCTCGATCAGGTCGGTGGCCATGCGGTTGAGCATGCGCTTGAGGGCCTCGTTGAACTTCAGCTTGTCGAGCGCGCTGGGATGTTTCTGCTCGGCCTCGCGGTAGAAGCGCTCGAACACCGGGACGCCGTGGCGCACCCGGTCGAGCGACAGGATGCGCGCCTCCATGCCGTCGTCGAGGTCGGCGGTGTCATAAGCGATCTCGTCGGTCAGGTCGATGAGCTGGGCTTCGAGCGGAGGCTGGCTGTCGAGCAAATACTCGGCCAGCTCGGGGAAGCGCGCGGCATCGTAGTCGCGCGAGTGCTTGATGATGCCTTCACGAACCTCGAAGGTCAGGTTCAGTCCGCGGAAGCCGGCGTAGCGCAGCTCGAAGTCCTCCACGATGCGCAGCGCCTGCAGGTTATGGTCAAAGAAATCGCCGTGGGCGCGCATGGCAGCATCCAGCGCCTTCTCCCCGGCATGGCCGAACGGGGGATGCCCGATGTCGTGCACCAGCGCCAGCGCTTCCACCAGTCCTTCATTCAGTGAAAGCGCGCGGGCCAGCGTGCGCGAGATCTGCGCGACTTCGATGGTGTGCGTCAGCCGCGTGCGGAAGTGGTCGGAGTAGCGCCGGGTGAAGACCTGGGTCTTGTTCTCCAGGCGGCGAAAGGCGCGGGAGTGGATGACGCGGTCGCGGTCGCGCTGGAAGTCATCGCGATAAGGGTGGGGCGGCTCCGGATGCCTGCGCCCTCGCGACTGCTCCACTTGCACCGCGTATGCCGCGAGCATGGAAAGAGTCTACAGCGTTCCGTTGTCGGTCGGCAGGTCTTCAGCGGAAGGCGGAAACGGACAGCGGAGGCGCACTACTCGCGCACTTGCTTTGCCAGGCGCACGCGGGCCTGCTCGAGCTTCTTCTGCACCTTGGCCACCTCGGCCGGATCCGCATCGGACGGCACTCCCCGGTTCCATTCCTCCAGGGCGCGCTCCCAGTGGGCGGCGGCTTCCTTCAGGCGCCCGGTTTTCAGATAGAGATCGGCCAGGTGATCGTGGACGGTCGAATCGTACGGCAGGCGCTCGATCGCTTTGTGCAGATACTCTTCGGCGAGCACATCCTGGCCCATCTTGAAATACACCCAGCCCAGGGAATCCAGGTACGCGCCGCTCGCCGGGTCGCGCGCCACCGCTTCCTTGATGTAGCCCAGCGCCTCTTCCAGGCGAACGCCGCGGTCCGCCAGCATGTAGCCCAGGTAGTTCAGCACCATGGCGTTGTGCGGATCGAAGGAAAGGATCTTCTTGAACATCTCCTCCGCCTGGTCGAACTTCTTCTGGCGCTCGTAGACCGAGCCATACATGAACCAGGCGTAGTATTTCTCGCGCGGCGTGGTGGCCAGCTTGTCGGCCTGGGCGATGGCCTCCTCGGATTCCTTCCAGCGCCGCTGCCGGCTGTAGATCTGCGCCAGCGCAAGATAGACTTCGCGGTCCTCCGGCGTGCCTTTCAGCAGCCCACGCACCCGGGCCACGCCCTCGTCGGGCTTTCCACTGTCCGCCAGTTGCGCGGCGTATTGCATCTGCAGGTCGCGGTCTTGGGGAAACTTCCTGGCGGCCTCCTCGGCCACGCGCAGCGCCTCCGCCCACTGGCGCGCCGTGCGATGCGTTTCGATGATCTGCTGGTATCCGCGCGAAGCCGTTTCCCCGCCCAGGGTCAGCATTTCCGCGAAAGTCTCCAGCGCCTTCGAGGTCTGGTTCGCGTCCCGGTAGAGATCGCCTAGGCGCTCCAGAAACACCGCCCGGTTGGAGCGCTCGCTCTCGCTGTAGTTCCGGTCGGCCTTGGCGGTGCGATCCAGCAACTGGGTGTACACCCGCACCGCGTCATCGAACTTGCCCTGGGCCTGGTAGACCAGGGCCATGTTGTAGGGCACCTCGAGGGAGTTCGACACCAGCGCTTCGGCTTTCTTCAGGCTCTCCAGGGCGGCGTCGAACTGGCCGTCCCGCCGCTGGATCTCTGCGATGCGCACCAGCGTGGTGGCGTCCTGCGGATCGGCCTCCGCCAGCGCCTGGTACTGCTCCAGCGCTTCCTTGAGCTGGCCATCGTTGAACAGGTTCTGCGCCAGGCCGCGCTGCCAGTCCAGATTGTCGCTGTCGGACTCCGTTGCCTTGCGGTAGGCCGCCACCGCCTTGCCGTAGTCCTTCTGCTGTTCGTAGCTGAAGCCCAGCGCCGCGTAGATTTTCCCCGTGCGCTCCGCCTCGGGCACCGACTCCAACGTTGTGACCGCGCGGCTGAAGTTCCCCTGCTCGGTGTACAGATAGGCCAGGTTGGTGAGCGCTTCTTCCGATGCGGGATCGTTCCTGAGCGCGTCCTTGAATGCCTCCTCGGCCTTGTCCAGTTCCTTGGCCAGGATGTGCAGGCGGCCCAGCAGCAGGTAGTTGTCGGTGTTCTTGGGTTCCAGGCGGACGACTTCCCGGATCTGTTCCAGCGCCCGCTTCAGCATCTCCTGCGACTGCCCGCTCTGCGAGTCGCCCAGCGAACGCACGTAGATGCGGCCCAGCAGCTTGTGGGCTTCGAGGTTGTTGGGATCGCGCTTCAGGATCTCCTGCGCTTCCAGCACCGCGTCACGGATGCGCCCCGTCTTGGCGTAGAACTCCGCCAGCTCCGAGTTCAGGAATTCCGACTGAGGATCGTTCTGGAGCGCCAGCTTGTACTGCTCCACCGCTTTGCTGACGTACTCCGACCGCCCGTATACCGTAGCCAGCTCCTCGTAGATGTGCGCCAGCGTGTAGTGGTAGTAGGCGGCGGAACGGTCCGGCGCTTTTGCCGGCGTATTCGCCGCAGCGGGAGCAGCTTGTCCGGAAGCCGGAGCAGCCGGCTGGGCGGATGCGGGCGTCTGGGGCGGCGCCTTCGCCTCCGGCAGGTCCTGCGCGCTGAGGGGAAGGGCAAGGAGTAGGGCTGGGATCAGAAGAGAGCGAGACTTCATCTAGGTTCCTTGACGGTCCGGCACGACGCCATGACTGATTGGATGCGCGCGGGGCCGACCCGGTACAGGGCTATTCTACGATGCCCGCCGCGACCGGGGCGAGAGAAAGCGTGGCGAGGCGGTCGCCATCAGTGTCGAAAATGTCGTACGCCGGTGAACACCATGGCCAGGCCCAGGCGGTTGGCGGCGTCGGTTACGTCCTGGTCGCGCACCGAACCGCCCGGCTGGATGATGGCCGTTGCCCCGGCCTTGGCGATCTCCTCCACGCCATCGGGGAAGGGAAAGAAGGCGTCGGAGGCGGCCACGGTGCCTTTGAGCGGCAGCACGGCCTTCATGGCGCCGATCTTGCACGAATCCACGCGGCTCATTTGGCCGGCGCCCACGCCCACACTCTGCCCGTCGCGCGCGTACACGATCGCGTTCGACTTCACATGCTTGGCGATCTTCCAGGCGAACAGCAGCGCCCGCATCTCTTCTTCTGTCGGTTTGCGCGTCGTGACCACCTTGAGGTCGGCGTCGGCCAGCGGGCGGATGTCGTCGTCCTGCAGCAACAAGCCGCCGGAGACGTTTTTCAGCGTACGGCTTGGCGGCGCCGGCGCTACTTCCATCAGCCGCAGGTTCTTCTTGGCGGCGAAGGCGGCGCGTGCCGCTTCGTCGTAGCCCGGCGCAGCCACCGCTTCGACGAAAAGCTTGGCCACTTCGGCGGCGGTTTCGCCGTCCACCGGACGGTTGAACCCGATGACGCCGCCGAAAGCGGAGACCGGGTCGCATTCGAGCGCCTTCTTGTAGGCTTCCACGAGCGTCTTGCCGGTCGCAGTGCCGCACGGGTTGGTGTGCTTGATGATGACGGCTACCGGCTCGGCGAACTCCTGCGCCAGGCTCCACGCCGCCTCCAGGTCCACGATGTTGTTGTAGGAAAGCTCCTTGCCCTGGAGTTGGCGGCCGTTGGCCACGCCCCGGCCGGACCCATCGGAATAAAGCGCGGCCTTCTGGTGCGGATTCTCGCCGTACCGCAGGTCCATGGCCTTGGTGAATGCCAGCCGGAGAGTTGCGGGAAATGCGGCGCCGTCGCCGAACGCAAAGTTGGCGTCGGCAAGCTGGATGCGGTCAAGCGTCGAGGCGATCGCAGAGTCGTAAGTGGCAGTGAGCGCGAACGCCTTCTGTGCCAGGCGCCAGCGCGTGTCGAGGGAAAGCTCGCCACTCGATTTCTCCATCTCCTGGGCGATCGCGTCATAGTCGGCGGGCGAGGTCACGATGGCGACGTCGCGAAAGTTCTTGGCCGCCGAGCGCACCATCGAAGGTCCGCCGATATCGATGTTCTCGATGATCTCGTCGAAGTGCGCGCCCGGTTTCGACGCGGTCTTCTCGAAGGCGTAGAGGTTCACCACCACCATGTCGATGGGCGCGATGCCGTGCTGGGCCACGGCGGCGCGATGGTCGGCGTTCGCGCGAATGTGCAGGATGCCGCCGTGCACTTTGGGGTGCAGCGTCTTGACGCGCCCGTCGAGCATCTCCGGAAATCCCGTGAGCTCGCTGATGTCGCGCACCGCCACACCAGAATCACGCAGCAGGCGCGCCGTTCCTCCGGTCGAGACCAGTTCCACCTGCATGGCAGAGAGGCGGCGGGCGAATTCCGCCAGCCCGGTCTTGTCGGTCACGCTGAGGATGGCGCGCTGGATTTTCGGCACTGGTTCCCTCGATGGCAGGATTGGCAGGGCGCAACAGAATACATGGCGCGCCGGAGGCGCGCAAAGATGTCACAAGGGGAAGTGTCGAACTCGAACTTCGGAAATACGCACTCAGACTTTCGCTTTTGCCTTGAGCCGGACCTGGCCGTTCTCCACCTCGACGGCGTACTCCACCGCGTGGCAGCCGTAGTCCTTGCGCAACTGGTCCGTCTTCTTCTTGACGAAAGACTTGAAGGACTCGAAGTTGGCCGCGCCTGCCCCGGCATCGCCCGCCTGCTTGCGCGCCTCCACCATGGCGTTGAACAGCGCCTGGACTTTCTCGTGGTCCGAGTCCACATCGGAGCAGGCCACGCGGAAAGGCTCGGCCGCGCGCATCTCCTCGCGCGCCTTGGCTTCTTCTTCCACGCGCATGCCCTGGATGCCCAGCACGGCGTCTTGCGGCCGGCGAAAGCCTTCTTCCTTGATCTTTACCTTCTGCCGCCACAGGTCGCTGAAGATGGCGTACTTCTGCTGGATGGTGTTGAAGCGGAAGCGCTGCGCAAAACTCATCTTGTGACTGTCGGAATACTTCTTGAGGATGGCCTGTACGCGCCACTCGCTGTCCGCCGGCGGCCGTTTGGACCCGCCGCCGAAAAAGATGTCGTACTCGATTTTCAGGCGGCGCAGCAACTCGTCGAGGTGAGTAAGTTCCTCATCGATGGTCATGGTCCACCTCGTCCCGTTCGGCGGCACGAAGTGCCCGGAGCGGGCCGTTGCGCAGCGGCGTGAAGGGCACTATATCACAGGCGGTAGTGGCGGAATCTTAACTGGGGGAAGGCCGTGTATCAGGTGAGTAGCTATTTCCCGCTGTTGACGGCCATCTTCTTCACCATGGCCAGCACCAGCTTGCGGTCGCTCTCGGAGAGGCTGGTGGAGTAGCGGCGGATCTGGGTGAGGAAGCGGACCTCGTCGTCGCTCAACTGCGGCAGGGCCCGCGCGGAGCCATTGGAGCGCGCCGGGTCCGCGAAGAACTGCGCCAGCGGAACTTCCATGGCGCCGGCGATCTTGGCTAGCGTGTCCAGCGAGGGGATGGTGTGGCCGTTTTCCACTCGCGACAGATAGCAGCGCAGTAACCCCGTCCGCTTCTCGATGTCGCCCTGGGACATGCCCTTCTGCAACCGAAAGCTGCGGATCGTCTCGCCGATGTTCATGCCGGGTGTAATAACGGTTCTCTTAGCGTCTCGAAGTGCGGGAATAGTAGCGAGAGTCCCTCGCTCTTGCAAGCAGAATCTTCCGGCGCCGAAAGAATCGTCGCAATCGAAGGAGCACAACTTTCTGTGCAGTGTCAAACCGGGCCGGAACTCAGAGATCGAGTTCCATGTAGGTGGCGCTGGCGATGGGATTAGGACGATAGGGAGGGATCTCGCGGAAACCCAGCGCGCGATAAAGAGCCACGGCCTCGCGCATGGAGTCGGCGATAGTATCCAGCCGCATGCGCTTGTAACCGATGCCGCGCGCTTCTTCGATTACGCGCTCGGTCAGCTTCCGGCCCAGTTTGCGCCCGCGGAAGGACGGCCGCACATACAGCCGCTTCATCTCGCAGATGTCGTTGGCCAGACGGTGCAGCGCCACGCAGCCTGCCGCCTTGCCAGCTTCTTCCGCCAGCAATAGTCGGCCTGCGGGCGGGGCGTAATCGCCGGGAAGCCCCGCGAGTTCCTGGTCAAAGCTCTGAAAACAAAGGCTGAATCCTAGAGACTCACCGTACTCGACGAAGAGCTTGCGGACCTCTCCTACCTGTTCGGCGGTTGCGGCTTGGATGATGCGCACGGTTGCAGCAGCCTCCCCGAATCGGATGCGCTGGCCTAGGGGACGGACTCAGGAGGTCACGTGCCAGTTTGTCGAGAGCGAAGCGCAATGCCAAGTGCCAATGGCAAATGGCTTCCTAGCCCATGTGCATGCCGCCGTTGACGTTGAGAACGTGGCCCGTAATGTAGGCAGCTTCGTCGGAGGCCAGGAAGCGGACAGCCTGCGCGACGTCCTGCTCGGTGCCGGCTCGGCCCAGCGGAATCATCTCCAGCACCTTCTTCTTCATGTCCACGGAGAGCACAGCGGTCATGGCGGTCTCAATGTAGCCGGGCGCCACGGCATTCACCGTAATGTTGCGCGACGCAACCTCGCGCGCCACCGCCAGAGTCAGGCCGATCAGGCCCGCCTTCGACGCTGCGTAGTTGGCCTGGCCCGCCTGTCCGATCTGGCCGAAGATGCTGGTCATGTTAATGATGCGTCCCCAGCGCTGCTTCAGCATGGAGCCGATGACCTGCTGGATGGTGAGATAGGCGCCGGTGAGGTTGGTCTGGAGGACCGCGTCCCAGTCCGCGCGCTTCATGCGCATGACCAGTTGATCGCGCGTGATGCCGGCGTTGTTGACCAGGATGTCGACCTTGCCGAAGCGTTCGATGGCAGACTTGCAGGCGGCCTTGACCTCGTCTTCGCTGGCCACGTCCAGGCGGAAAGCAGCAGCCTGCCCTCCTGCCGTTGTGATTTCCGCGACCAGTGCGGCGAGTTTCTCTTCGCTGCGCGCGGCTGCGGCCACCGCCGCCCCGGCGCGCGCCAGCTCCAGAGCGCACGCCCGACCGATGCCCTGCGACGCCCCTGTCACCAGCGCGACGTGCCCAGCCAGACTTGTCATGCAGGCTCCCGGAACAGAATGAAGCGGAGATTATACCGGCGGGGACAAAGGAGAGTCAGTCTGTGCCGGGACGAATCAATCCGCGACTGCATCTTCTCCTCGCCGAAAGAGCACGCGCAGGATGGGCGGGGCGAGCAGCGTGGTGACCGCGGTCATGAAGATGACGATGGCATAGGACGACTGGGAGATAGCCCCCAGGTTCAGGCCGACCAGCGCCACGATCAGGCCGACTTCGCCGCGGGGCATCATGCCCACACCCACCTGCAATGCGGTCAGCCAGCCCTCCCGCAACACCGGCAATCCGCAGCCGCCGACCTTGGAGATGAGCGCCAGCACGGAGATGACGGCGGCAGATATCAAAACCTCGGGCGTGAAGGCTTCGAGATCGAGCCGCGTCCCCATCGTGAAGAAGAAGAATGGAGCCAGGAACTCGTTGATGGCGTGAACCCGGGGTTGCAGGTTCCATTCCGGCGAGTATTCGGCGAAGGCCAGGCCGGCGAAAAAGGCTCCGATGATGGCGGCCATGCCGATTTTCTCCGCCGCCACGCTCAGACCGAGGCAGAGAGCCAGCGACGCCAGTAAGGGCGCGTTGGGCACAGACATCTTTTCGAGGCGCGGCCGCATGCGGTGCATGACTCGCGGCGCCACGAAGATCATGAACAGCGCGAAAGCAATCGCTTCCGCGAA
The Terriglobales bacterium DNA segment above includes these coding regions:
- a CDS encoding PQQ-dependent sugar dehydrogenase, giving the protein MRVCLLSCLLLLTACSRSPQPATAADPGPTVPPGFRLQVFAETGSTPRMLAFSPGGVLLATATADGKVFALPDAKRTGRAERIVTVLSDQNAPHGIAFYEGKLYIAGTGRVVRYDWDEANLRATNPKALVGLPPGGGHFTRTLVFHNGKMYVSIGSTCNVCREEDPRRAAVMEFNPDGSGGRVFARGLRNAVGLAVSPQTNTVWASDNGRDWLGDNLPPEEINDLGASGGDFGWPFCYGNRTADTEFSREATTRCPSTVPAKFQMQAHSAPLGIAFYTGTQFPPEYRGDLFVAFHGSWNRSVPTGYKVVRIEVNERGEATGISDFLTGFIAPGETRKGRWLGRPVGIAVGPDGALFVSDDSREGRGKIYRVTWEGK
- a CDS encoding deoxyguanosinetriphosphate triphosphohydrolase, with protein sequence MLAAYAVQVEQSRGRRHPEPPHPYRDDFQRDRDRVIHSRAFRRLENKTQVFTRRYSDHFRTRLTHTIEVAQISRTLARALSLNEGLVEALALVHDIGHPPFGHAGEKALDAAMRAHGDFFDHNLQALRIVEDFELRYAGFRGLNLTFEVREGIIKHSRDYDAARFPELAEYLLDSQPPLEAQLIDLTDEIAYDTADLDDGMEARILSLDRVRHGVPVFERFYREAEQKHPSALDKLKFNEALKRMLNRMATDLIENTKQRVRESGAKSVDDVRNHAERLATFSPEVDAERRQAKAFLHENLYSSAALRPEKDHAERVVTELFEYWIARPEMLPATYQEKARQESLPRVVCDYIAGMTDNFILQQHEKNCGGKRAAAAR
- a CDS encoding tetratricopeptide repeat protein gives rise to the protein MKSRSLLIPALLLALPLSAQDLPEAKAPPQTPASAQPAAPASGQAAPAAANTPAKAPDRSAAYYHYTLAHIYEELATVYGRSEYVSKAVEQYKLALQNDPQSEFLNSELAEFYAKTGRIRDAVLEAQEILKRDPNNLEAHKLLGRIYVRSLGDSQSGQSQEMLKRALEQIREVVRLEPKNTDNYLLLGRLHILAKELDKAEEAFKDALRNDPASEEALTNLAYLYTEQGNFSRAVTTLESVPEAERTGKIYAALGFSYEQQKDYGKAVAAYRKATESDSDNLDWQRGLAQNLFNDGQLKEALEQYQALAEADPQDATTLVRIAEIQRRDGQFDAALESLKKAEALVSNSLEVPYNMALVYQAQGKFDDAVRVYTQLLDRTAKADRNYSESERSNRAVFLERLGDLYRDANQTSKALETFAEMLTLGGETASRGYQQIIETHRTARQWAEALRVAEEAARKFPQDRDLQMQYAAQLADSGKPDEGVARVRGLLKGTPEDREVYLALAQIYSRQRRWKESEEAIAQADKLATTPREKYYAWFMYGSVYERQKKFDQAEEMFKKILSFDPHNAMVLNYLGYMLADRGVRLEEALGYIKEAVARDPASGAYLDSLGWVYFKMGQDVLAEEYLHKAIERLPYDSTVHDHLADLYLKTGRLKEAAAHWERALEEWNRGVPSDADPAEVAKVQKKLEQARVRLAKQVRE
- the purH gene encoding bifunctional phosphoribosylaminoimidazolecarboxamide formyltransferase/IMP cyclohydrolase; amino-acid sequence: MPKIQRAILSVTDKTGLAEFARRLSAMQVELVSTGGTARLLRDSGVAVRDISELTGFPEMLDGRVKTLHPKVHGGILHIRANADHRAAVAQHGIAPIDMVVVNLYAFEKTASKPGAHFDEIIENIDIGGPSMVRSAAKNFRDVAIVTSPADYDAIAQEMEKSSGELSLDTRWRLAQKAFALTATYDSAIASTLDRIQLADANFAFGDGAAFPATLRLAFTKAMDLRYGENPHQKAALYSDGSGRGVANGRQLQGKELSYNNIVDLEAAWSLAQEFAEPVAVIIKHTNPCGTATGKTLVEAYKKALECDPVSAFGGVIGFNRPVDGETAAEVAKLFVEAVAAPGYDEAARAAFAAKKNLRLMEVAPAPPSRTLKNVSGGLLLQDDDIRPLADADLKVVTTRKPTEEEMRALLFAWKIAKHVKSNAIVYARDGQSVGVGAGQMSRVDSCKIGAMKAVLPLKGTVAASDAFFPFPDGVEEIAKAGATAIIQPGGSVRDQDVTDAANRLGLAMVFTGVRHFRH
- a CDS encoding MXAN_5187 C-terminal domain-containing protein encodes the protein MTIDEELTHLDELLRRLKIEYDIFFGGGSKRPPADSEWRVQAILKKYSDSHKMSFAQRFRFNTIQQKYAIFSDLWRQKVKIKEEGFRRPQDAVLGIQGMRVEEEAKAREEMRAAEPFRVACSDVDSDHEKVQALFNAMVEARKQAGDAGAGAANFESFKSFVKKKTDQLRKDYGCHAVEYAVEVENGQVRLKAKAKV
- a CDS encoding helix-turn-helix transcriptional regulator; amino-acid sequence: MNIGETIRSFRLQKGMSQGDIEKRTGLLRCYLSRVENGHTIPSLDTLAKIAGAMEVPLAQFFADPARSNGSARALPQLSDDEVRFLTQIRRYSTSLSESDRKLVLAMVKKMAVNSGK
- a CDS encoding GNAT family N-acetyltransferase, which codes for MRIIQAATAEQVGEVRKLFVEYGESLGFSLCFQSFDQELAGLPGDYAPPAGRLLLAEEAGKAAGCVALHRLANDICEMKRLYVRPSFRGRKLGRKLTERVIEEARGIGYKRMRLDTIADSMREAVALYRALGFREIPPYRPNPIASATYMELDL
- the fabG gene encoding 3-oxoacyl-[acyl-carrier-protein] reductase, translating into MTSLAGHVALVTGASQGIGRACALELARAGAAVAAAARSEEKLAALVAEITTAGGQAAAFRLDVASEDEVKAACKSAIERFGKVDILVNNAGITRDQLVMRMKRADWDAVLQTNLTGAYLTIQQVIGSMLKQRWGRIINMTSIFGQIGQAGQANYAASKAGLIGLTLAVAREVASRNITVNAVAPGYIETAMTAVLSVDMKKKVLEMIPLGRAGTEQDVAQAVRFLASDEAAYITGHVLNVNGGMHMG
- a CDS encoding cation:proton antiporter — encoded protein: MPHGANPLLLDLFLIFILAKLLGEIFERFRLPAVLGEILAGVVFGPYALGWVTPSPSVHSFAELGAIFLLFTVGLETHPKDLIRVGSKALGVALAGVVVPFAFGFAYMMLRYGQTQEAIFVAAAMVATSVGITARVLGDMKVLQTRAARIILAAAVFDDILAMILLAVVAGLGSAGGVQWLHLGVLFAEAIAFALFMIFVAPRVMHRMRPRLEKMSVPNAPLLASLALCLGLSVAAEKIGMAAIIGAFFAGLAFAEYSPEWNLQPRVHAINEFLAPFFFFTMGTRLDLEAFTPEVLISAAVISVLALISKVGGCGLPVLREGWLTALQVGVGMMPRGEVGLIVALVGLNLGAISQSSYAIVIFMTAVTTLLAPPILRVLFRRGEDAVAD